In Flavobacterium sp. WV_118_3, one DNA window encodes the following:
- a CDS encoding imelysin family protein, translated as MKRRILSLGFIAMAITLVNCSNNDDTNYVDPNASLYTDVIGNVASNVVVETYKTLNQRAGELRTAINTLATTPNEVNLAAAKQAWMNTRKPWEQSEGFLYGPVADDALGNGGLDPAMDTWPVDVEAMNNILSSGQPITANVIAANPEARGFHLIEFLLWGENGTKTAAQLTARELQYLKAAAEDLQNNTQTLINGWSASSGNYVGFFLTAGNSGNVKYPSQKAALEEFVHGIITIADEVANTKIQEPLNGPNGEGVSPQAEESRFSKNSLLDFADNIRSVQNVYLGDYGSIDGKGLTDVVAARNPQLDTAIKAKIAESISAIEAIPVSFTDAIYNNRPAVENAQQKVNELFSMLQTQLLPLINN; from the coding sequence ATGAAAAGAAGAATTTTAAGTCTGGGATTTATCGCAATGGCCATTACATTGGTGAATTGTAGTAATAATGATGATACGAATTATGTAGATCCAAACGCATCACTTTATACGGATGTAATCGGAAATGTAGCCTCAAATGTAGTAGTGGAAACCTATAAAACCTTAAATCAGAGAGCTGGAGAATTGAGAACGGCGATCAATACGTTGGCTACTACGCCTAACGAAGTGAATCTGGCGGCTGCCAAACAGGCGTGGATGAATACGCGTAAGCCTTGGGAACAGTCGGAAGGATTTTTATACGGACCGGTTGCGGATGACGCTTTAGGAAACGGAGGTTTGGATCCGGCAATGGATACCTGGCCGGTCGACGTAGAAGCGATGAACAACATTCTTTCCAGTGGTCAGCCAATCACGGCTAATGTAATCGCTGCGAACCCGGAAGCACGTGGATTCCACTTAATCGAGTTTTTATTATGGGGAGAAAACGGAACAAAAACAGCGGCACAACTTACGGCTCGTGAGTTACAATACCTGAAAGCGGCTGCAGAAGATTTACAAAACAACACCCAAACATTAATCAACGGATGGAGTGCTTCTTCCGGAAATTATGTTGGATTTTTCCTTACAGCCGGAAATTCCGGAAACGTAAAATATCCGTCTCAAAAAGCGGCATTGGAGGAGTTCGTTCACGGAATCATCACCATTGCGGATGAGGTGGCGAATACTAAAATTCAGGAGCCGTTAAACGGTCCGAATGGAGAAGGAGTTTCGCCTCAGGCAGAAGAATCTCGTTTTAGTAAAAATTCACTTTTAGACTTCGCCGATAACATTCGTAGTGTTCAGAATGTTTATTTAGGAGATTACGGAAGTATTGATGGAAAAGGGTTGACAGATGTAGTAGCGGCTAGAAATCCCCAATTGGATACGGCGATCAAAGCAAAAATTGCAGAGTCAATTTCAGCCATCGAAGCGATCCCGGTATCGTTTACGGATGCCATCTATAACAACCGACCGGCAGTTGAAAATGCGCAACAAAAAGTGAACGAATTGTTCAGTATGTTGCAAACACAATTGTTGCCGTTAATTAACAACTAA
- a CDS encoding autotransporter outer membrane beta-barrel domain-containing protein has translation MNRILLLLLAGISYTGYAQTVDSTSVKQLKEQIKKELREELRQEVKQDFANDNKNLFNWSKFTLSGYGVVNYYNYRRYDTDLGMKDKFDAERLNLYLGYNFNDWISFKSEIEFEHGGTGSTVELDTQEEAGEYEQEIEAGGEVKIEQVHVNLAIRPYFNVRVGRMKIHFGLAQDLDRPISYFTTHRQEMENEILPLGWYENGVQFHGTFWKKRFKYEVSVTNGLDASGFSSRGWIKEGYQTRFEMSVGESWALTARLDYKFGTHKNTYFGVSAYINDAAANRPKNDMKESAYVTIFEGHITYDEDYLRFNSIILYGNLENSNIVSRKNASLSNNLGVKRTPVGKNVVGFSAEVGYEILHFINPQAKHKIYPFLRYDYYDTMHEVEGNVVRKPRWERSAMMGGFNWFVHPQIVLKAHYQNRRLGSYQFDPVTSLNTGERQQENTFSAGIGFSF, from the coding sequence ATGAACCGAATATTACTTTTACTACTCGCCGGAATTTCATATACTGGATACGCACAAACGGTTGATTCTACGAGTGTTAAGCAACTTAAAGAACAGATTAAAAAGGAGCTTAGAGAAGAGCTTCGACAAGAAGTAAAGCAGGATTTTGCTAACGATAATAAGAATCTTTTTAACTGGAGCAAGTTTACGCTGAGCGGTTACGGAGTGGTGAATTATTACAACTACCGACGCTATGATACCGACTTGGGTATGAAGGATAAATTTGATGCGGAGCGTTTAAATCTGTATCTGGGGTATAATTTTAACGATTGGATCAGTTTTAAATCGGAAATCGAATTCGAACACGGTGGAACCGGTTCTACTGTTGAGCTGGATACACAAGAAGAAGCCGGTGAATACGAACAGGAAATCGAAGCGGGTGGCGAAGTGAAAATCGAGCAGGTTCACGTTAACCTGGCGATCCGTCCGTATTTTAATGTTCGTGTGGGACGTATGAAAATTCACTTTGGATTGGCACAGGATTTAGACCGTCCGATCTCCTATTTTACCACGCACCGTCAGGAAATGGAAAACGAAATTCTGCCATTAGGATGGTATGAAAACGGAGTACAATTCCACGGTACGTTCTGGAAAAAAAGATTCAAATATGAAGTGTCGGTAACCAATGGTTTGGATGCGTCCGGATTTAGTTCCCGAGGATGGATTAAAGAAGGCTACCAAACCCGTTTTGAAATGTCTGTTGGCGAAAGCTGGGCTTTAACGGCACGTTTGGATTATAAATTCGGAACACATAAAAATACCTATTTCGGGGTTTCGGCCTATATTAATGATGCCGCTGCAAACCGTCCGAAAAACGATATGAAGGAATCGGCTTATGTGACCATTTTCGAAGGACACATTACTTACGATGAGGATTACTTACGTTTTAATTCGATCATCCTTTATGGAAACCTTGAAAATTCTAATATCGTATCGCGTAAAAACGCCAGTTTGTCCAATAACTTGGGTGTGAAAAGAACGCCGGTTGGTAAAAATGTAGTTGGATTTTCGGCCGAGGTTGGGTATGAAATTCTGCATTTCATCAATCCGCAGGCCAAACATAAAATATACCCGTTTTTACGATATGATTACTACGATACCATGCATGAGGTGGAAGGAAACGTAGTGCGCAAACCGCGTTGGGAGCGTAGTGCGATGATGGGTGGATTTAACTGGTTTGTGCATCCGCAGATCGTGTTAAAAGCACATTATCAGAACCGAAGACTGGGATCGTATCAGTTTGATCCGGTAACATCTTTGAACACGGGGGAAAGACAACAAGAGAATACTTTTTCTGCCGGAATCGGATTCTCGTTTTAA
- a CDS encoding di-heme oxidoredictase family protein yields the protein MIKKYIALGLLGITLVSCSNDNNPDEYENIPDLNDRLMAGGETTVFLATSNAFSMPAPNLDPESLGIHLSGDVQFESIFVTAPANVNSGLGPIFNNSSCIACHPRDGRSAFPMVINNRSGLLVRASIPGMDAHGGPLAAPGFGLQIQNQALFGYTPEAAYQVTFEESTETLADGTIVRLRKPVITLTNPYMPFPAGMMTSPRIGTPVFGLGLLEAIPEANILALQDINDANGDGISGKANYVWDPALQQTVLGRFGWKANTGTILVQCAAAYVEDMGITNYVFPNETGYNQSNGQDGLNDDPEITNAVLDQVALYCRTLAVPAPRNIGSRQVREGAAIFERIGCTQCHTPKQTTGYSPIAALSNQVFYPYSDLLLHDMGDGLADNRPDFLANGKEWKTRPLWGIGLTELVNGHTHFLHDGRARNLTEAILWHGGEGQNAKDRFKQLSTGERTSLLAFLNSL from the coding sequence ATGATAAAAAAATACATAGCATTAGGCTTGTTGGGGATAACACTGGTTTCCTGTAGTAATGATAATAATCCGGACGAATATGAGAATATCCCGGATCTGAACGACCGGTTAATGGCCGGTGGTGAAACAACTGTTTTCCTGGCAACCAGTAATGCCTTTAGTATGCCGGCTCCCAATCTGGATCCGGAAAGTCTCGGAATCCATCTATCGGGTGACGTGCAGTTTGAGTCGATTTTTGTAACGGCTCCGGCGAATGTCAATTCCGGATTGGGTCCCATTTTTAATAATTCATCGTGTATTGCCTGCCATCCAAGAGATGGACGATCGGCATTTCCTATGGTGATCAACAATCGAAGTGGCTTATTGGTTCGCGCCAGTATTCCGGGGATGGATGCGCATGGCGGACCGCTTGCTGCTCCGGGGTTTGGTTTGCAGATTCAGAACCAGGCCCTATTCGGATATACGCCGGAAGCGGCCTATCAGGTGACTTTTGAAGAAAGTACCGAAACCTTGGCCGATGGAACAATTGTACGACTTCGAAAACCGGTTATCACGTTAACTAATCCGTATATGCCGTTTCCGGCAGGTATGATGACCTCACCGCGAATCGGAACACCTGTTTTTGGTTTAGGACTTTTGGAAGCGATTCCGGAAGCGAATATTCTGGCATTACAGGATATCAATGATGCCAATGGTGACGGGATTTCCGGAAAGGCCAATTACGTCTGGGATCCGGCGTTACAGCAAACCGTATTGGGACGCTTTGGATGGAAAGCCAATACCGGAACGATTTTGGTACAATGTGCGGCAGCTTATGTCGAGGATATGGGGATTACCAATTATGTGTTTCCAAATGAAACCGGATACAACCAATCCAACGGACAAGATGGATTAAATGATGATCCGGAAATTACCAATGCCGTATTGGATCAGGTGGCTTTGTATTGTAGAACATTAGCCGTTCCGGCACCACGAAATATAGGTAGCCGACAGGTACGGGAAGGTGCCGCGATTTTTGAGCGAATTGGTTGTACACAATGCCATACGCCAAAACAAACCACTGGATATAGTCCGATTGCAGCCTTGTCGAATCAGGTGTTTTATCCGTATTCCGATTTACTTTTGCATGATATGGGCGATGGATTGGCCGATAACCGTCCGGATTTCCTGGCGAATGGAAAAGAATGGAAAACACGACCGTTATGGGGAATTGGTCTAACGGAATTGGTCAACGGACATACCCATTTTCTACACGATGGGCGCGCGCGAAACCTAACCGAAGCTATTCTATGGCATGGTGGCGAAGGACAAAATGCTAAAGATCGTTTTAAACAACTTTCTACAGGCGAACGAACCTCGTTATTGGCCTTTTTAAACTCCTTGTAA
- a CDS encoding HTTM domain-containing protein, protein MLKDYRFANVLAFNRLKPIQGQFKKKQDQLLSALFTPIDNSQLILFRIVFGLLITLHCLQSVNSDWVRRNFMLPSYTFAHIGMEWLQPLPGDGMLYYFYAMGVVGLLISIGLFYRFSMALFTIMWAGVYFMQKTAYNNHHYLLLLLGIMLFFLPANCANSVDGKLKPSIRKTHIPQWCIWVLILQVGIVYFYATVAKLYPDWLDGTFTREMLSKHATPTLKTLYSQKWFYLFIAYAGILFDLLVVPLMLWRRTRMLAFIASVIFHFFNKIHLGIGIFPFLALSFSILLFPPETIRRLFFRKKTVPKADVQQTDYGKRILLYFFVPYFIFQLAFPLRHWLIEGDVLWTEEGHRLSWRMMLRNRSGYSKFYVVDHATGEKKRYKLKRILTKKQIRGMQTKPDMIWQTAQKIKEVYEKEGKNISIYIDSKVSINKKPLRTLIDPNVDFAKAKWNYFTHNEWILLYK, encoded by the coding sequence ATGTTAAAAGACTATCGATTCGCTAACGTTTTAGCCTTCAATCGCTTAAAACCGATACAAGGGCAATTCAAAAAAAAGCAGGATCAGTTACTATCCGCCTTATTTACTCCGATTGACAATTCGCAATTGATCCTTTTCAGGATTGTTTTTGGTTTATTAATCACACTACATTGTTTACAATCTGTCAACTCCGACTGGGTGCGTCGCAATTTTATGCTGCCCTCCTACACTTTTGCACATATCGGAATGGAGTGGTTACAGCCGTTACCCGGTGATGGCATGCTCTATTACTTCTATGCGATGGGAGTTGTTGGGTTGCTTATTTCGATCGGATTGTTCTACCGTTTCAGCATGGCCTTGTTTACGATTATGTGGGCCGGAGTCTATTTTATGCAAAAAACTGCTTATAACAATCATCACTACCTACTTTTATTGCTAGGGATTATGTTATTTTTTTTACCGGCCAATTGTGCCAATTCGGTAGATGGCAAATTAAAACCATCCATCCGTAAAACCCATATCCCCCAATGGTGCATTTGGGTATTGATTCTCCAGGTTGGAATTGTTTATTTTTATGCGACCGTAGCCAAGCTCTATCCCGATTGGCTCGATGGAACTTTTACCCGGGAAATGTTAAGTAAGCATGCTACACCAACCCTGAAAACACTCTATTCTCAGAAATGGTTTTACCTGTTTATCGCTTATGCCGGTATACTTTTCGACTTATTGGTAGTTCCATTGATGCTATGGCGTCGTACGCGAATGCTGGCTTTTATCGCCTCGGTCATTTTTCATTTTTTTAATAAAATACATCTGGGTATCGGAATCTTTCCATTCCTGGCACTTTCGTTTTCCATATTACTTTTTCCACCGGAAACCATACGCCGACTATTTTTCCGGAAAAAAACCGTACCGAAAGCCGATGTGCAACAAACGGATTACGGAAAGCGCATACTGCTGTACTTTTTTGTTCCCTATTTTATTTTCCAACTCGCTTTCCCGTTACGCCACTGGTTGATCGAAGGTGATGTTTTATGGACCGAAGAAGGGCATCGCTTGAGTTGGCGCATGATGTTGCGCAATCGAAGCGGTTATTCCAAATTCTATGTTGTAGATCATGCCACGGGTGAAAAAAAACGTTATAAATTAAAACGCATTCTGACCAAAAAACAGATCCGTGGGATGCAAACCAAACCGGATATGATCTGGCAAACGGCGCAAAAGATCAAAGAAGTGTACGAAAAAGAGGGGAAAAACATCAGTATTTATATCGATTCGAAGGTATCAATTAATAAAAAACCACTCCGAACGCTCATCGATCCGAATGTTGATTTTGCAAAAGCAAAATGGAATTATTTCACTCATAATGAATGGATTCTACTCTACAAATAG
- a CDS encoding DUF4197 domain-containing protein yields MKRIILLLALLPLSNTADAQILKQLTDKIKGNSKTQSTGILSQTDIASGLKEALNKGIEKQVTKLTQEDGFYKNEMVKILMPEELQKVDKTLRSMGLGSLADEGIKVMNRAAEDAVKEATPIFVNAVKGMTFTDAKNILMGNDTAATTYLQGSTSTALYAKFNPVIKTSFENVGADKVWTGIINKYNTLPLVKKVNPDLTDYVTNEAMKGVFKMISVEEKEIRGNLNSRSSDLLKKVFAAQDKK; encoded by the coding sequence ATGAAAAGAATAATTTTACTCCTTGCACTTTTACCTTTATCCAATACTGCGGATGCGCAGATTTTAAAACAACTAACGGATAAAATAAAAGGTAACAGCAAAACACAAAGTACCGGAATATTGAGTCAGACTGATATCGCATCCGGTTTAAAAGAGGCGCTAAACAAAGGGATTGAAAAGCAAGTAACCAAACTAACACAAGAAGACGGTTTTTACAAAAATGAAATGGTAAAAATCCTAATGCCGGAAGAATTGCAAAAAGTAGACAAAACCTTACGTAGTATGGGATTGGGAAGCCTTGCAGACGAAGGTATTAAGGTAATGAACCGCGCGGCCGAAGATGCGGTGAAAGAAGCGACTCCTATTTTTGTGAACGCGGTTAAAGGGATGACGTTTACCGATGCCAAAAATATTTTAATGGGTAACGATACGGCTGCAACGACCTATTTACAGGGTTCCACATCAACAGCATTATACGCTAAATTTAATCCGGTTATTAAAACCTCGTTTGAAAATGTAGGTGCCGATAAAGTTTGGACAGGAATCATCAATAAATACAACACATTGCCATTGGTTAAAAAAGTGAATCCGGATTTAACCGATTATGTAACCAACGAAGCAATGAAAGGAGTGTTTAAAATGATTTCGGTAGAGGAAAAAGAGATCCGCGGAAATCTAAATTCGAGAAGCTCCGATTTATTGAAAAAAGTGTTTGCTGCACAAGATAAAAAATAG
- a CDS encoding methylmalonyl-CoA mutase family protein yields MEQAQPYQPVNKVRIVTAASLFDGHDAAINIMRRIIQATGVEVIHLGHDRSVEEVVNTAIQEDANAIAMTSYQGGHNEYFKYMYDLLKEKGAGHIKIFGGGGGVILPEEIKELHEYGITRIYSPDDGRALGLQGMINDLVQRADFPVGDVLNGEINHLEEKNPTAIARVISSAENFPEVAKDTLDQIHQKNKENHIPVLGITGTGGAGKSSLVDELVRRFLIDFPEKTIGLISVDPSKRKTGGALLGDRIRMNAINNPRVYMRSLATRQSNLALSKYVAEAIEVLKAAKYDLIVLETSGIGQSDTEILEHSDVSLYVMTPEFGAATQLEKIDMLDFADLVAINKFDKRGALDAIRDVKKQYQRNHNLWDVNPDEMPVFGTIASQFNDPGMNTLYKSIMDKVVEKTGAALQSTFEITREMSEKIFVIPPHRTRYLSEIAENNRKYDEVAASQQDVAQKLYGIFKTIETVSGQKPLINKSGIDETSVATSDDDKKLFLSLLLKEFDRVKMNLDPYNWEIILTWDEKVNKYKNPVYSFMVRDKEIKIATHTESLSHSQIPKVALPKYQAWGDILRWSLQENVPGEFPFASGLYPFKREGEDPTRMFAGEGGPERTNRRFHYVSLGMPAKRLSTAFDSVTLYGNDPGHRPDIYGKIGNAGVSICCLDDAKKLYSGFNLAHPMTSVSMTINGPAPMLLGFFMNAAIDQQCELYIKENGLEKEVEAKIEAIYKKKGVARPRYNGDLPKGNDGLGLMLLGVTGDQVLPLDIYNDIKVKTLAQVRGTVQADILKEDQAQNTCIFSTEFALRLMGDVQEYFITKNVRNFYSVSISGYHIAEAGANPITQLAFTLANGFTYVEYYLSRGMNINDFGPNLSFFFSNGIDPEYAVIGRVARKIWAKALKLKYGANERAQMLKYHIQTSGRSLHAQEIDFNDIRTTLQALYAIYDNCNSLHTNAYDEAITTPTEESVRRAMAIQLIINKELGLAKNENPIQGSFIIEELTDLVEEAVLAEFDRITERGGVLGAMETMYQRSKIQEESLYYETLKHTGEFPIIGVNTFLSSKGSPTVVPAEVIRATEEEKQFQIHTLENLHQANADEVVKQLEIIQEAAIQNQNIFEKLMDAAKYCSLGQITAALFEVGGQYRRNM; encoded by the coding sequence ATGGAACAAGCACAACCTTACCAACCTGTTAATAAAGTCCGTATTGTAACGGCTGCGTCGTTATTCGACGGGCACGATGCGGCGATCAACATCATGCGTCGAATTATTCAGGCAACCGGTGTTGAGGTGATTCACTTAGGTCACGACAGAAGTGTGGAAGAAGTAGTTAATACAGCAATTCAGGAAGATGCCAATGCAATTGCAATGACGTCGTATCAGGGTGGACATAATGAATATTTCAAGTATATGTACGACCTTTTAAAAGAAAAAGGTGCCGGACATATCAAGATTTTTGGCGGTGGAGGTGGTGTGATCCTTCCGGAGGAAATTAAGGAATTACACGAATACGGTATTACCCGTATCTATTCGCCGGATGACGGAAGAGCGTTGGGATTACAAGGAATGATCAATGATTTAGTACAGCGGGCCGATTTCCCGGTTGGAGATGTCTTAAACGGAGAGATCAATCATTTGGAAGAGAAGAACCCAACAGCAATTGCACGAGTGATTTCTTCGGCCGAAAACTTTCCGGAAGTAGCCAAAGATACCTTAGATCAGATTCATCAGAAAAATAAAGAAAATCATATCCCGGTATTGGGAATCACCGGAACCGGTGGTGCCGGTAAGTCGTCCTTGGTCGATGAACTGGTACGTCGTTTCCTGATCGATTTCCCGGAAAAAACAATCGGTTTGATTTCGGTCGATCCGTCCAAACGAAAAACAGGCGGTGCTTTATTGGGCGACCGTATTCGTATGAATGCGATTAACAATCCGAGAGTGTATATGCGTTCTTTGGCAACCCGTCAGTCCAATTTGGCTTTGTCTAAATATGTGGCCGAAGCTATCGAAGTACTAAAAGCAGCGAAATACGATCTTATTGTATTGGAAACGTCCGGTATTGGTCAGTCGGATACCGAAATTTTAGAACATTCGGACGTATCTTTATATGTAATGACACCGGAGTTTGGAGCGGCAACACAGTTGGAAAAAATCGATATGTTGGATTTTGCCGACTTGGTTGCGATCAACAAATTTGATAAAAGAGGGGCGTTGGATGCGATTCGCGATGTGAAAAAACAATACCAGCGCAACCATAACCTTTGGGATGTAAACCCGGATGAAATGCCGGTTTTCGGAACCATCGCTTCTCAGTTTAACGACCCGGGAATGAACACGCTTTACAAATCCATTATGGATAAAGTAGTGGAAAAAACGGGTGCCGCTTTACAGTCGACTTTTGAAATTACCCGCGAGATGAGCGAGAAAATTTTTGTGATCCCGCCACATCGTACCCGTTATTTATCGGAAATCGCCGAAAATAACCGTAAATACGACGAAGTAGCGGCTAGTCAGCAGGATGTAGCTCAAAAATTATACGGAATTTTTAAAACCATCGAAACCGTTTCGGGGCAAAAACCATTGATCAATAAGTCGGGAATCGATGAGACTTCTGTAGCAACTTCCGATGACGATAAAAAACTATTCCTGTCGTTATTACTAAAAGAATTCGACAGAGTAAAAATGAACCTGGATCCCTACAACTGGGAAATTATTCTAACCTGGGATGAAAAAGTAAACAAATACAAAAACCCGGTGTACAGTTTTATGGTTCGTGATAAAGAGATCAAAATTGCGACACATACCGAAAGTTTATCGCATTCACAGATACCAAAAGTAGCATTGCCGAAATACCAGGCATGGGGCGATATTTTGCGTTGGTCGTTACAGGAAAACGTACCGGGAGAATTCCCGTTTGCATCCGGATTGTATCCGTTTAAACGCGAAGGAGAAGATCCAACCCGTATGTTTGCCGGTGAAGGCGGACCGGAACGAACCAACCGTCGTTTCCACTATGTAAGTTTGGGAATGCCGGCAAAACGTTTGTCAACCGCTTTCGATAGTGTGACCTTATACGGAAACGACCCCGGTCACCGACCGGATATTTACGGAAAAATCGGAAATGCCGGAGTATCGATCTGTTGTCTTGACGATGCGAAAAAATTATATTCCGGATTCAATCTGGCACATCCAATGACATCGGTGAGTATGACCATCAACGGTCCGGCGCCAATGTTGTTAGGATTCTTTATGAATGCCGCTATCGATCAGCAATGTGAATTGTATATCAAAGAAAACGGATTGGAAAAAGAAGTGGAAGCCAAAATCGAGGCAATCTACAAGAAAAAAGGTGTAGCGCGTCCGCGTTATAACGGTGATCTGCCAAAAGGGAACGACGGATTGGGATTAATGCTATTGGGTGTTACCGGAGATCAGGTTTTACCATTGGATATTTATAATGACATCAAAGTAAAAACATTAGCACAGGTAAGAGGTACCGTTCAGGCGGATATCTTAAAAGAAGATCAGGCACAAAACACCTGTATTTTCTCTACCGAATTTGCGTTGCGTTTGATGGGTGACGTTCAGGAATATTTTATTACGAAAAACGTACGAAACTTCTATTCGGTTTCAATTTCCGGATACCATATCGCCGAAGCAGGAGCGAACCCGATTACACAGTTGGCATTTACGCTTGCAAACGGATTTACCTATGTGGAGTACTACCTGAGCCGTGGTATGAACATCAACGATTTCGGACCCAACCTGTCGTTCTTCTTTTCAAACGGTATCGATCCGGAATATGCGGTTATCGGACGTGTGGCGCGTAAGATTTGGGCAAAGGCGCTTAAATTAAAATATGGAGCCAACGAAAGAGCGCAGATGTTAAAATACCATATTCAGACTTCCGGGCGTTCGTTACACGCACAGGAAATCGATTTTAATGATATTCGTACGACCTTACAAGCGCTATATGCGATTTACGATAACTGTAACTCGTTACACACGAATGCCTACGATGAGGCGATTACTACGCCAACCGAAGAATCGGTACGTCGTGCGATGGCAATCCAGTTGATCATTAATAAAGAGTTAGGATTGGCGAAAAACGAAAACCCAATTCAGGGATCGTTTATCATTGAAGAACTAACCGACTTGGTTGAGGAAGCCGTTTTAGCCGAATTTGACAGAATTACTGAGAGAGGTGGTGTATTGGGTGCTATGGAAACCATGTACCAGCGTTCTAAAATTCAGGAGGAAAGTTTGTACTACGAAACCCTGAAACATACCGGTGAATTCCCAATTATCGGTGTGAATACATTCCTAAGTTCCAAAGGTTCGCCAACGGTGGTACCGGCTGAGGTGATCCGTGCGACGGAAGAGGAAAAACAATTCCAGATTCATACCCTGGAAAACCTACATCAGGCAAATGCAGATGAAGTGGTAAAACAATTGGAAATTATCCAGGAAGCGGCGATTCAGAATCAGAATATTTTCGAAAAACTGATGGATGCTGCGAAATACTGTTCTTTAGGTCAGATTACTGCGGCTTTGTTTGAAGTAGGCGGTCAATACCGAAGAAATATGTAA
- a CDS encoding T9SS type A sorting domain-containing protein: MKKTLHACFTALLLFSIPDGIAQPIRIGNETSNNITSDAPVNCVYEKSASESLYLSSEINSSGTITALSWQHSSTFNAAATNNIKIYLKTATLSALPSGTVGTGFSGYTEVYSGALPAITTAGWNTITLTTPFSYDKNTGNLAILVVRDAITKDDNNYPRFRATTTNPNYLCRKYTSGVDFFTPTATPWNSNASMSGSYFRPNVQITMNSTMPTATYCTINNNNSCLYGGTITNVTFSGINNTSVCSQDNYSYIDYSATVGAAQITKGSTNSISVTVDNPGSSGGVGVWIDFNQNGTFESTEFFSLGTINSSNSATFSSNQIVVPASALSGTTRMRIRSKRLTAVTAAEACEFIGSARGEVEDYAITITEQTMNTSDFDKTSVRLYPNPTQGTVAFETAENIKKITFYNALGQIITVQTSNTADLSAFGNGIYTARIEFENGRTTTQKIIKK; the protein is encoded by the coding sequence ATGAAAAAAACATTACACGCCTGTTTTACTGCATTACTCTTGTTTTCAATACCCGACGGAATCGCACAACCGATACGCATCGGAAACGAAACCAGCAACAACATTACGAGCGACGCACCGGTAAATTGTGTCTACGAAAAATCGGCCAGCGAAAGTCTGTATCTGTCCAGTGAGATCAACAGCTCCGGAACGATAACCGCGCTATCCTGGCAACACAGTTCTACTTTTAATGCCGCGGCAACCAACAATATCAAAATTTATTTAAAAACCGCCACGCTTAGCGCTTTACCATCGGGTACGGTTGGTACTGGTTTTTCGGGTTATACCGAAGTATATTCCGGAGCATTACCGGCCATAACTACAGCCGGATGGAATACCATCACCCTGACAACTCCATTTTCATACGATAAAAACACCGGTAATCTGGCAATACTGGTAGTACGGGATGCAATCACAAAAGACGACAACAATTATCCAAGATTCCGAGCCACGACCACCAATCCCAACTATCTTTGCCGTAAATATACCAGCGGTGTCGATTTCTTTACCCCAACGGCTACGCCATGGAACAGCAATGCCAGTATGAGCGGTTCGTATTTCCGTCCGAATGTCCAGATCACCATGAACAGTACTATGCCAACGGCAACATACTGCACGATCAACAATAACAACAGCTGTTTGTATGGCGGTACGATAACCAACGTAACTTTTTCCGGAATCAATAATACCTCTGTATGCAGTCAGGATAACTATTCGTATATCGATTATAGTGCGACCGTTGGAGCGGCACAAATTACCAAAGGCTCGACAAACAGTATTTCCGTAACGGTAGACAATCCGGGAAGCAGCGGAGGTGTTGGTGTTTGGATCGATTTTAACCAAAACGGAACCTTCGAAAGTACTGAATTTTTTAGCTTGGGAACCATCAACAGCAGTAACAGCGCTACGTTTAGCAGTAATCAAATCGTAGTTCCGGCATCTGCTTTAAGCGGTACCACCCGTATGCGAATCCGTTCGAAACGATTAACAGCCGTAACTGCCGCCGAAGCCTGTGAATTTATTGGTAGCGCCCGTGGCGAGGTAGAAGATTATGCCATAACGATTACCGAACAAACAATGAACACTTCCGATTTCGACAAAACATCCGTACGACTATATCCAAATCCAACGCAAGGAACCGTGGCGTTTGAAACCGCAGAAAACATCAAAAAAATTACGTTTTACAATGCATTAGGTCAGATCATTACTGTTCAGACTTCTAACACCGCAGACCTATCGGCATTTGGAAACGGGATTTATACCGCCAGAATTGAATTTGAAAATGGTCGGACTACAACTCAAAAGATCATCAAAAAATAA